A section of the Echeneis naucrates chromosome 12, fEcheNa1.1, whole genome shotgun sequence genome encodes:
- the marchf5l gene encoding E3 ubiquitin-protein ligase MARCHF5: MAQTEEQPEKHCWVCFATERDDRSAEWVSPCRCKGCTKWIHQSCLQRWLDEKQKGNNGGAVSCPQCGTEYHVVFPKMGPLVYFLQQVDRALSQASPFASVGVVVGTVYWSAVTYGAVTVMQVVGHKKGLYVMERADPLFLLMGLPTIPVVLVLGKMIRWEDYIVRLWQRYSYRRKLLPGNRYLPRVPADGPGSGDHLSVSRTLCGALIFPSIASLVGRLLFRQVSSNLQRTILGGIAFVLMKGVLKVYFKQQQYVMQANRQILNYPERNADRQHEGGDEDMEDSGNE; the protein is encoded by the exons ATGGCTCAAACTGAGGAGCAGCCTGAAAA ACACTGTTGGGTGTGTTTTGCCACAGAGAGAGATGATCGCAGTGCAGAGTGGGTGAGTCCCTGCAGGTGTAAAGGCTGCACTAAATGGATCCACCAGTCTTGTCTGCAGCGCTGGCTGGATGAGAAGCAGAAGGGCAACAATGGAGGAGCAGTGAGCTGTCCACAGTGTGGCACGGAATATCATGTCGTCTTCCCCAAGATGG GCCCTCTGGTGTACTTCctgcagcaggtggacagaGCTCTCTCCCAGGCCAGTCCCTTCGCTTCCGtcggggtggtggtggggacGGTGTACTGGTCGGCCGTCACGTATGGAGCCGTCACTGTCATGCAG GTTGTGGGCCATAAGAAGGGGCTGTATGTAATGGAGCGAGCTGACCCGCTCTTCTTATTGATGGGTCTGCCCACCATCCCTGTGGTGCTGGTCCTTGGGAAAATGATCCGCTGGGAGGATTACATAGTGAGGCTGTGGCAGAGATACTCGTACAGACGCAAACTGCTGCCAG gCAATCGTTACCTGCCCCGTGTCCCTGCGGATGGGCCCGGTTCAGGAGATCACCTCTCTGTGTCCAGGACTCTTTGCGGCGCTCTCATCTTTCCCTCCATCGCCAGTCTGGTGGGAAGGCTGCTGTTTCGACAAGTGTCCTCAAATCTACAGCGCACAATACTG GGTGGAATCGCCTTCGTGCTGATGAAGGGGGTGCTGAAGGTGTATTTCAAACAGCAACAGTATGTCATGCAGGCCAACAGACAGATCCTCAATTACCCAGAGAGAAATGCAGACAGACAACAtgaaggaggagatgaggaCATGGAAGACAGTGGGAATGAGTAG
- the kctd9b gene encoding BTB/POZ domain-containing protein KCTD9b isoform X1: protein MRRVTLFVNGTSTNGKVVAVYGSLEDLLSVASSKLGIRASSVFNGNGGLIDDIALIRDDDVLYISEEEPCEDLQDDLSDPERTQTHTDWLTLNVGGRCFTTTRSTLVSKEPESMLAHMFREKDVWGNKQDSQGAYLIDRSPDYFEPILNYLRHGQLIINDGINPLGVLEEARFFGIEQLAEQLETLIKSSQPPDDHSPLTRKEFIRFLLATTTKSELRCQGLNFTGADLSRLDLRYINFKMANLRGTNLTHTNLSGANLERADLSMACLDGANLQGVKMLCTNAEGASLRSCNFEDPAGIKANLEGANLKGVDMEGSQMTGINLRVATLKNAKLKNCNLRGATLAGTDLENCDLSGCDLQEANLRGSNVKGAIFEEMLTPLHMSQSVR from the exons ATGAGGAGAGTCACACTGTTTGTCAACGGAACCTCCACCAACGGGAAG GTGGTGGCCGTCTACGGGTCCCTGGAGGACCTGCTGTCCGTGGCCAGCTCCAAGCTGGGAATAAGAGCCTCCAGTGTCTTCAACGGGAACGGAGGTCTGATCGACGACATCGCGTTAATCAG agacGACGATGTGCTGTACATATCAGAGGAAGAGCCATGTGAAG atctTCAGGATGACCTCAGCGATCCTGAGAGGACTCAGACTCACACTGATTGGCTGACACTCAATGTTGGTGGTCGCTGCTTCACCACGACGAG gagcACTCTGGTCAGTAAGGAGCCTGAGAGCATGCTGGCCCACATGTTCAGAGAGAAAG ACGTGTGGGGCAACAAGCAGGACTCTCAGGGGGCCTACCTGATAGATCGCAGTCCAGACTATTTCGAACCCATCCTGAACTACCTGAGACACGGACAGCTCATCATCAACGACGGAATCAACCCGTTGG GTGTGCTGGAGGAGGCTCGTTTCTTTGGGATTGAGCAGCTCGCTGAACAACTGGAGACTCTCATCAAG TCGTCACAGCCACCTGATGATCATTCTCCTTTGACCCGCAAGGAGTTCATCAGATTCCTGTTGGCCACCACCACCAAGTCAGAGCTGCGGTGTCAG GGTTTGAACTTTACTGGGGCAGATCTCTCTCGTCTGGATCTGCGCTACATCAACTTCAAGATGGCCAACCTTAGAGGAACCAACCTGACCCACACCAACCTGAGTGGGGCCAACCTGGAGAGGGCAGACTTGTCCATGGCGTGTCTGGAt ggaGCCAACCTCCAGGGAGTGAAGATGCTCTGCACCAACGCTGAGGGAGCTTCACTCAGAAGCTGTAACTTTGAGGATCCAGCTGGAATCAAAGCTAATCTGGAGG GGGCAAACCTGAAGGGGGTGGACATGGAGGGGAGTCAGATGACGGGCATCAACCTGAGAGTCGCCACACTGAAGAACGCCAAACTGAAGAACTGTAACCTGAGAGGAGCAACGCTGGCCGGGACAGACCTGGAG AACTGTGACTTGTCGGGCTGTGATCTCCAGGAGGCCAACCTGAGAGGCTCCAACGTGAAGGGGGCCATCTTTGAGGAAATGCTGACTCCTCTGCACATGTCTCAGAGTGTCCGTTAG
- the fgfr1b gene encoding fibroblast growth factor receptor 1b, whose amino-acid sequence MCSSRRCFLLLLSCILLVLLVQLPGVQSRPSTEDTDAGDAVKSSEDEEDDESSSEENKLSNELSTSNEKLQPLAPQWVMPEKMEKQLHAVPASKTVKFRCQATGNPVPSLRWYKNGKEFRKDQRIGGFKIRDHMWTLIMESVVPSDKGNYTCVVENEYGSLKHTYLLDVVERSPHRPILQAGLPANQTAVVGSNVEFVCRVFSDPQPHIQWLKHITINGSKEGPDGHRYVLVLKTAGLNTTDKEMEVLTLTNVSLDDAGEYTCLAGNSIGMSHHSAWLTVVDELPPSPLPSQTYLEIFIYCLGFFIIIILSVTVIICRLYCSPKKSNFSSQSAVQKLAKSIPLRRQVSVESSSSLQSGMCLMRQFRLSSAATTILVGVSEYELPYDPVWELPRDRLTLGKPLGEGCFGQVVLAEAIGIDKNKPTRLTKVAVKMLKADATEKDLSDLISEMEMMKMIGKHKNIINLLGACTQDGPLYVVVEYASQGNLREYLRARRPVGLEYWSGSRRSSLGSLEIRELVSAAYQVARGMAYLASKKCIHRDLAARNVLVTEDNVMKIADFGLARDIHHIDYYKKTTNGRLPVKWMAPEALFDRIYTHQSDVWSFGVLLWEIFTLGGSPYPGVPVEELFKLLKEGHRMEKPSACTQELYLMMRDCWHAVPSRRPTFQQLVEDLDRTLSLMANQEYLDLAVPLVQYSPVASSASCYST is encoded by the exons ATGTGTTCCTCCCGCcgctgcttcctgctgctgctctcctgcatcctgctggtgctgctggttcAGCTTCCTGGGGTCCAGTCCAGACCGTCCACAGAGGACACAGACGCAG GCGACGCAGTGAAATCCTCTGAAGACGAAGAAGACGATGAGTCATcctcagaggaaaacaaactgtCCAACGAGCTGTCAACAAGCAACGAGAAGCTGCAGC CGCTGGCGCCTCAGTGGGTGATGCCggagaagatggagaagcaGCTCCACGCCGTCCCGGCCAGCAAGACGGTGAAGTTCCGATGCCAAGCGACAGGAAACCCAGTCCCGTCTCTGCGCTGGTACAAGAACGGGAAAGAGTTCAGGAAGGACCAAAGAATCGGAGGgttcaag ATCAGAGACCACATGTGGACCCTCATCATGGAGTCGGTGGTTCCGTCTGATAAAGGAAACTACACCTGTGTGGTGGAGAACGAATACGGCAGCCTCAAACACACCTACCTGCTGGACGTAGTCG AACGTTCTCCTCACAGGCCGATCCTGCAGGCCGGTCTGCCTGCCAACCAAACCGCCGTCGTCGGCAGCAatgtggagtttgtgtgtcgGGTGTTCAGCGATCCGCAGCCTCACATCCAGTGGCTCAAACACATCACCATCAACGGCAGCAAAGAAGGACCAGACGGCCACCGCTACGTCCTGGTCCTCAAG ACTGCAGGTTTGAACACCACAGATAAGGAGATGGAGGTCCTGACGCTGACGAACGTCTCTCTGGACGACGCAGGAGAGTACACCTGCCTGGCGGGAAACTCCATCGGCATGTCGCACCACTCGGCGTGGCTGACGGTGGTGGACG AGCTGCCCCCCTCCCCGCTGCCCTCCCAGACGTACCTGGAAATCTTCATCTACTGCCTGGgctttttcatcatcatcatcctctccGTCACGGTCATCATCTGCAGACTCTACTGCTCGCCGAAGAAGAGCAACTTCAGCAGCCAGTCGGCCGTCCAGAAATTAGCCAAGAGCATTCCCCTGAGGAGACAG GTGTCCGTGGAGTCCTCGTCCTCCCTGCAGTCCGGTATGTGTCTGATGCGTCAGTTTCGTCTCTCCAGTGCCGCCACCACCATCTTGGTGGGCGTGTCGGAGTACGAGCTCCCCTACGACCCGGTCTGGGAGCTGCCTCGAGACCG GCTGACTCTGGGGAAGCCTCTGGGCGAAGGCTGCTTCGGTCAGGTCGTCCTGGCTGAGGCCATCGGGATCGACAAGAACAAGCCGACACGTCTCACCAAGGTGGCCGTGAAGATGCTGAAAG CGGACGCCACTGAGAAGGACCTGTCCGACCTGATCTCCGAGATggaaatgatgaagatgatcgGCAAACACAAGAACATCATCAATCTGCTGGGCGCCTGCACGCAGGACG GCCCTCTGTACGTGGTGGTGGAATACGCCTCGCAAGGGAACCTCAGGGAGTACCTGCGAGCTCGGCGGCCGGTGGGGTTGGAGTACTGGAGCGGGTCAAGGCGGTCGTCGCTGGGCAGTTTAGAGATCCGGGAGCTGGTTTCTGCGGCGTACCAGGTGGCCCGAGGGATGGCGTACCTCGCTTCGAAAAAG TGTATCCACAGAGACCTTGCAGCCAGAAACGTGCTGGTCACAGAAGACAACGTGATGAAGATCGCGGACTTTGGTCTGGCTCGAGACATCCACCACATTGACTACTACAAGAAAACCACTAAC GGCCGCCTGCCGGTGAAGTGGATGGCTCCAGAAGCTTTGTTCGACCGAATCTACACTCACCAAAGTGACGT GTGGTCATTCGGGGTCTTGCTGTGGGAAATCTTCACCCTGGGGGGGTCTCCTTACCCCGGGGTCCCTGTGGAGGAGCTCTTCAAGCTGCTGAAGGAGGGACACCGCATGGAGAAACCGTCCGCCTGCACTCAGGAGTT GTACCTGATGATGAGGGACTGTTGGCACGCCGTCCCGTCACGCAGGCCGACCTTCCAGCAGCTGGTGGAAGATTTAGACCGAACACTTTCTCTCATGGCCAATCAG GAGTACCTGGACCTGGCTGTTCCTCTGGTCCAGTACTCTCCGGTCGCCTCCTCCGCTTCCTGTTACTCCACATAA
- the LOC115052396 gene encoding cGMP-dependent protein kinase 1-like, producing MAASKSAGTLRDLQLALQLKIEELRQRDALIDELELELDTKDDLIRQLQVELDRHRSASQHAASSADAASTEAAVQAAAPPDEPQRTKRQAISAEPTALDPSQLTDVTLTSYCKTKESRELIQRALMDNDFMKHLEHGQILTIMDCMYPTSLAKGCCVIQEGDDGSTVYVLEEGQVEVTKQGKKLCSIGPGKVFGELAILYNCTRTATVTALTDIKLWAIDRQGFQTIMMRTGLIKHSQYTDFLRSVPSFQSLPEDVLSKLADVLEETHYTDGDYIIRQGATGDTFFIISEGQVKVSQQNAASDKQVKTLTKGDWFGEQALKGEDVRTASVTAAGDVTCLVIDRESFKQLIGGLEDVNNKQHDSDEVKAKLQAEADFFSQVSLSDFNIICTLGMGGFSRVELVQLKNDPNRSFALKVLKKRHILDTSQQGHILSERCIMMEAHSPFIIRLYRTFRDSKYLYMLLEACLGGELWTLLRDRGSFDDGTTRFYTGCVVEALAFLHSRGIIYRDLKPENIILDPRGYAKLVDFGFAKKVGLGKKTWTFCGTPEYVAPEIILNKGHDSSADCWSLGILVFELLSGSPPFSGSDPMKTYNIILRGIDMIEFPKKITKSAANLIKRLCRDNPSERLGNQKNGVKDIQKHKWFEGFNWDGLRQGTINPPFTPAVDGPLDSSNFDYFPEDTEDPPPDEESGWDLEF from the exons ATGGCGGCGTCTAAAAGTGCGGGCACCCTGCGTGACCTTCAGCTGGCCCTGCAGCTGAAGATCGAGGAGCTCCGTCAGAGGGACGCTCTCATCGacgagctggagctggagctggacacCAAAGACGACCTGATCCGGCAGCTGCAGGTGGAGCTGGACCGCCATCGCAGCGCCTCGCAGCACGCCGCCAGCTCTGCAGATGCAGCAAGCACAG AAGCAGCCGTTCAGGCAGCCGCTCCACCCGATGAGCCGCAGCGCACCAAGAGGCAGGCCATCTCAGCAGAGCCCACCGCTCTGGACCCGTCACAGCTCACCGACGTCACCCTCACCAGCTACTGCAAGACCAAAGA gtcCAGAGAGCTGATCCAGAGGGCCCTGATGGACAACGACTTCATGAAGCACCTGGAACACGGGCAG ATCCTCACCATCATGGACTGCATGTATCCCACCAGCCTCGCCAAAGGCTGCTGCGTGATCCAGGAGGGAGACGACGGCTCCACGGTCTACGTCCTGGAGG AGGGGCAGGTGGAGGTGACCAAACAGGGGAAGAAACTGTGCAGCATCGGTCCGGGAAAAGTCTTTGGAGAACTCGCCATCCTGTACAACTGCACCCGCACAGCGACTGTAACAG CCCTGACGGACATCAAGCTCTGGGCGATCGACCGTCAGGGTTTCCAGACCATCATGATGAGGACCGGCCTCATCAAGCACTCCCAGTACACCGACTTCCTCCGCAG CGTTCCCTCTTTTCAGTCGCTACCTGAGGACGTCCTCAGTAAACTGGCTGATGTTTTGGAGGAG aCTCATTACACCGACGGTGATTACATTATCCGTCAGGGAGCCACCGGAGACACATTCTTCATCATCAGCGAAGGACAG GTGAAAGTCTCTCAGCAGAACGCAGCCAGCGACAAGCAGGTGAAGACGCTGACTAAAGGGGATTGGTTCGGAGAGCAGGCGCTGAAAGG GGAGGACGTTCGAACAGCCAGCGTCACAGCGGCGGGAGACGTCACGTGTCTGGTCATCGATAGAGA GTCCTTCAAACAGCTGATTGGAGGACTGGAGGACGTCAACAACAAGCAGCACGACAGCGACGAGGTCAAAGCCAA gctgcaggccgAGGCAGATTTCTTCTCTCAGGTCTCCCTCAGTGATTTCAACATCATCTGCACTCTGGGGATGGGCGGCTTCAGCCGCGTGGAGCTG GTCCAGCTGAAGAACGATCCCAATCGATCGTTCGCCCTGAAAGTGCTGAAGAAACGTCACATCCTGGACACGAGCCAGCAGGGCCACATCCTGTCGGAGCGCTGCATCATGATGGAGGCTCACAGTCCGTTCATCATCAG GTTGTACCGGACCTTCAGAGACTCCAAGTATCTGTACATGCTGCTGGAGGCCTGCCTGGGAGGAGAGCTGTGGACTCTGCTGAGGGACAG GGGTTCGTTTGATGACGGCACCACTCGGTTCTACACGGGCTGTGTCGTCGAGGCTCTGGCTTTCCTGCACTCCAGAGGAATCATCTACAGGGACCTGAAACCCGAGAACATCATTCTGGACCCCAGAGGATACGCCAAGCTG GTGGACTTTGGCTTCGCGAAGAAGGTGGGTCTTGGTAAGAAGACGTGGACGTTTTGTGGGACTCCTGAGTACGTGGCCCCCGAGATCATCCTGAACAAAGGCCACGACAGCTCAGCCGACTGCTGGTCTCTGGGGATCCTGGTCTTTGAGCTGCTCAGTGGAAG tcCTCCATTTTCCGGCTCTGATCCGATGAAAACCTACAACATCATCCTGAGAGGCATCGACATGATTGAGTTTCCGAAGAAGATCACAAAGAGCGCTGCGAATCTCATCAAGCGGCTCTGCAG GGACAACCCTTCAGAGCGGCTGGGGAATCAGAAAAACGGCGTGAAGGACATTCAGAAACACAA GTGGTTTGAAGGCTTCAACTGGGACGGCCTCCGCCAGGGAACCATAAACCCGCCCTTCACGCCGGCG GTGGACGGGCCGCTGGACAGCAGCAACTTCGACTATTTCCCAGAAGACACCGAGGACCCGCCTCCTGACGAAGAGTCCGGCTGGGACCTGGAGTTTTAA
- the stc1l gene encoding stanniocalcin 1, like codes for MLPGSAQLLLPLLLLLSSASCFQLLPEEAAPRRARFSANSPTDVARCLNGAVAVGCGFFSCLENSTCDTDGMHEICELFLHTAATFNTEGKTFVKKSLHCISQGISSKVFQTIRRCNIFQRMIAEVQEECYTSLDICTVARTNPDAIGEVVQVPTHFPNRYYSTLLQTLQACDEQTVAAVRAGLIARLGPDMETFLQLVQNKPCAAGSGSAAYNNPSSWRNTPVFNIQPGFRGRDPTHLFARRSVDDSEGGAKAEK; via the exons ATGCTGCCCGGCTCCGCTCAGCTCCTCCTGccgctcctgctgctcctcagctcGGCCTCCTGCTTCCAGCTGCTGCCGGAGGAGGCCGCTCCTCGGCGGGCCCGCTTCTCCGCCAACAGCCCGA ctgatGTGGCCAGATGTTTGAATGGAGCTGTGGCCGTCGGATGTGGATTCTTCTCCTGTCTGGAAAACTCCACCTGTGACACCGACGGGATGCACGAGATCTGTGAGCTGTTCCTGCACACAGCAGCCACCTTCAACACagag ggTAAGACCTTTGTGAAGAAGAGTCTTCACTGCATCTCTCAGGGAATTTCATCGAAGGTTTTTCAGACGATCCGTCGCTGTAACATCTTCCAGAGGATGATCGCTGAG GTTCAGGAGGAATGTTACACCAGCCTGGACATCTGCACCGTCGCTCGTACCAACCCAGACGCCATCGGTGAGGTGGTGCAGGTGCCGACTCACTTCCCCAACAG ATACTACAGCACTCTGCTGCAGACCCTGCAGGCGTGTGACGAGCAGACGGTGGCGGCGGTGAGGGCCGGCCTCATCGCCAGGTTGGGCCCCGACATGGAGACCTTCCTCCAGCTGGTCCAGAACAAACCCTGCGCCGCCGGCTCCGGCTCCGCTGCTTACAACAACCCGTCCAGCTGGAGGAACACGCCGGTGTTCAACATCCAGCCCGGCTTCAGAGGCCGGGACCCCACCCACCTCTTCGCCAGGAGGTCCGTGGATGACAGCGAGGGCGGAGCTAAAGCTGAGAAATAG
- the kctd9b gene encoding BTB/POZ domain-containing protein KCTD9b isoform X2, with product MRRVTLFVNGTSTNGKVVAVYGSLEDLLSVASSKLGIRASSVFNGNGGLIDDIALIRDDDVLYISEEEPYLQDDLSDPERTQTHTDWLTLNVGGRCFTTTRSTLVSKEPESMLAHMFREKDVWGNKQDSQGAYLIDRSPDYFEPILNYLRHGQLIINDGINPLGVLEEARFFGIEQLAEQLETLIKSSQPPDDHSPLTRKEFIRFLLATTTKSELRCQGLNFTGADLSRLDLRYINFKMANLRGTNLTHTNLSGANLERADLSMACLDGANLQGVKMLCTNAEGASLRSCNFEDPAGIKANLEGANLKGVDMEGSQMTGINLRVATLKNAKLKNCNLRGATLAGTDLENCDLSGCDLQEANLRGSNVKGAIFEEMLTPLHMSQSVR from the exons ATGAGGAGAGTCACACTGTTTGTCAACGGAACCTCCACCAACGGGAAG GTGGTGGCCGTCTACGGGTCCCTGGAGGACCTGCTGTCCGTGGCCAGCTCCAAGCTGGGAATAAGAGCCTCCAGTGTCTTCAACGGGAACGGAGGTCTGATCGACGACATCGCGTTAATCAG agacGACGATGTGCTGTACATATCAGAGGAAGAGCCAT atctTCAGGATGACCTCAGCGATCCTGAGAGGACTCAGACTCACACTGATTGGCTGACACTCAATGTTGGTGGTCGCTGCTTCACCACGACGAG gagcACTCTGGTCAGTAAGGAGCCTGAGAGCATGCTGGCCCACATGTTCAGAGAGAAAG ACGTGTGGGGCAACAAGCAGGACTCTCAGGGGGCCTACCTGATAGATCGCAGTCCAGACTATTTCGAACCCATCCTGAACTACCTGAGACACGGACAGCTCATCATCAACGACGGAATCAACCCGTTGG GTGTGCTGGAGGAGGCTCGTTTCTTTGGGATTGAGCAGCTCGCTGAACAACTGGAGACTCTCATCAAG TCGTCACAGCCACCTGATGATCATTCTCCTTTGACCCGCAAGGAGTTCATCAGATTCCTGTTGGCCACCACCACCAAGTCAGAGCTGCGGTGTCAG GGTTTGAACTTTACTGGGGCAGATCTCTCTCGTCTGGATCTGCGCTACATCAACTTCAAGATGGCCAACCTTAGAGGAACCAACCTGACCCACACCAACCTGAGTGGGGCCAACCTGGAGAGGGCAGACTTGTCCATGGCGTGTCTGGAt ggaGCCAACCTCCAGGGAGTGAAGATGCTCTGCACCAACGCTGAGGGAGCTTCACTCAGAAGCTGTAACTTTGAGGATCCAGCTGGAATCAAAGCTAATCTGGAGG GGGCAAACCTGAAGGGGGTGGACATGGAGGGGAGTCAGATGACGGGCATCAACCTGAGAGTCGCCACACTGAAGAACGCCAAACTGAAGAACTGTAACCTGAGAGGAGCAACGCTGGCCGGGACAGACCTGGAG AACTGTGACTTGTCGGGCTGTGATCTCCAGGAGGCCAACCTGAGAGGCTCCAACGTGAAGGGGGCCATCTTTGAGGAAATGCTGACTCCTCTGCACATGTCTCAGAGTGTCCGTTAG
- the lage3 gene encoding L antigen family member 3-like: MEASGRETKQETAKLEFSLDVPFPSSHEATVALGSLSPDREPRKGGISKQLTVSGSTLSVRWSADEARILRVSVSSFLDHLSLVLETMQKFGPPVSQ; this comes from the exons ATGGAGGCGTCAGGCAGAGAAACGAAGCAGGAAACAGCCAAACTGGAGTT CTCTCTGGACGTCCCCTTCCCTTCGTCTCATGAGGCCACGGTCGCTCTGGGCTCCCTGTCCCCGGACCGAGAGCCGAGGAAAGGCGGCATCAGCAAACAGCTGACGGTGTCCGGCAGCACACTGTCCGT gAGGTGGAGCGCCGACGAAGCTCGGATCCTCAGGGTGTCTGTGAGCTCGTTTCTGGATCATCTGTCGCTCGTCCTGGAGACCATGCAGAAGTTTGGACCTCCTGTTTCTCAGTGA